Proteins co-encoded in one Balearica regulorum gibbericeps isolate bBalReg1 chromosome 24, bBalReg1.pri, whole genome shotgun sequence genomic window:
- the LOC104638499 gene encoding LOW QUALITY PROTEIN: olfactory receptor 4N5-like (The sequence of the model RefSeq protein was modified relative to this genomic sequence to represent the inferred CDS: inserted 2 bases in 1 codon) — MEHENYTVVTEFVLLGLSQNHEVQMILFFFFLLFYMIILPGNVLIILTIRGDSQLASPMYFFLANLAFLDICYCSVTPPKMLADFFSHPKTTSYSACMAQLFFLHFLGAAEAFLLMVMAYDXICKPLHYTRLVNRGVCCVLVGATWGGGFIHGIILFAFNIHLPLCGPNILDNFFCDVHQLVKLACANTYIVELLMFLNNGVVIIMFFTLLLISYTVLLLKFWTQSSKVKNKVASTCISHIIVVFLMSGPAMYIYGLPFQAVPKEKVVAVFHTVIFPLTNPVIYTLRNKEIKGSMWKLVSKYILWCGK; from the exons ATGGAGCATGAGAACTACACAGTAGTTACAGAGTTTGTTCTATTGGGATTGTCCCAAAACCATGAAGTCCAGATgattctcttcttcttcttcctgcttttctatATGATCATTCTGCCAGGCAATGTCCTTATCATTCTCACAATTCGGGGGGATTCCCAACTGGCATCACCcatgtattttttcctggctAATTTGGCATTCTTGGATATTTGCTACTGTTCTGTGACCCCACCCAAAATGTTGGCTGACTTTTTCTCACACCCTAAGACCACCTCCTACAGTGCCTGCATGGcccagcttttcttcctccacttcCTGGGAGCAGCCGAAGCTTTCCTGCTCATGGTCATGGCCTATGA CATTTGCAAACCTCTTCACTACACCAGGCTTGTGAACAGGGGGGTATGTTGTGTCCTGGTTGGAGCTACATGGGGTGGGGGCTTCATCCATGGCATCATTCTATTTGCCTTCAACATCCACCTCCCCTTATGTGGTCCAAACATCCTGGACAACTTCTTCTGTGATGTCCATCAGCTGGTCAAGTTGGCCTGTGCCAACACTTACATAGTGGAGCTTTTGATGTTCCTCAACAATGGAGTTGTTATCATTATGTTCTTTACACTTCTCCTAATCTCCTACACTGTCCTGTTGCTGAAGTtctggacacagtcctccaaGGTAAAGAACAAAGTAGCCTCCACCTGCATTTCCCACATCATTGTGGTTTTTCTTATGTCTGGCCCAGCTATGTATATCTATGGTTTACCCTTCCAAGCTGtcccaaaggaaaaagttgttgctgttttccatACGGTCATCTTCCCCTTGACTAATCCCGTGATCTATACGTTACGTAACAAGGAGATCAAAGGCTCAATGTGGAAGCTGGTCAGCAAATATATACTTTggtgtggaaaataa